ACGCGGGGATTAGACAATATGCTCAAATACTGGTTGGGTAACGAAGGATACGGTCGATTTTTAAATACGCTAAAACAAGGAGGTGTTCGTGGCTGAAGTAATCGAACGGGAAGAACAAGCGCCAGAAGTGCCACCATCTCCGTCTCTGACGGCGAAAGAAGCCAAAAGCCTGTTATGGACGCCCGTCTTTGATGACAACCCCATCGGGCGTCAGGTATTGGGAGTTTGTTCGGCACTCGCGGTAACCACAAAGCTGGAAACCTCAATCGTCATGTCTATGGCGGTCATTTTTGTTATGGCGCTTTCCAATATATCGGTAAGCCTGATCAGAAATCACATTCCGTCCAGCGTGCGCATCATCGTTCAAATGACCATTATTGCCGCGCTTGTGATTATCGCCGACGAAGCTATCCAGGCATTTGCTTACAATATATCCAAGCAGTTGTCGATCTTTGTCGGACTGATCATTACCAACTGCATCATCATGGGACGTGCCGAAGGATTTGCAATGAAAAATCCCCCCACGCACAGCTTATTAGATGGCCTGGGAAATGGATTTGGTTACAGCACCATCTTAATTGTGGTGGGTTTTTTCCGCGAACTGTTGGGATCGGGTAAACTTCTGGGCGTTGACGTTTTGCCACTCGTCACCGAAGGCGGCTGGTACATGCCCAACGGCTTGATGTTATTATCGCCGAGTGCGTTTTTCTTAATCGGGTTCTTCATCTGGGTTGTGCGAGCGTGGAAACCCGAGCAAGTGGAAGAGGATTAAAATGGCCGAACACTATATCAGCTTATTTGTCAAAGCCGTTTTTGTCGAAAATATGGCCCTCGCTTTCTTCCTGGGCATGTGTACATATCTCGCCGTCTCCAAACAGGTGACAACCGCTGTCGGACTGGGCATTGCGGTGATCGTGGTGCAGACGATTACAGTGCCGATCAACAACCTCATTTTTACCCATGTCCTGACCGAAGGCGCGCTCGCCTGGGCGGGTTTGCCAAATGTGGATCTCACATTTTTGGGCCTGGTCACATATATCGGCGTCATCGCCGCGATGATTCAAATTCTGGAAATGGTACTGGACAAATACGTACCCACCCTGTACAACGCCCTGGGCATATTCTTGCCGCTCATCACAGTGAACTGTGCCATCCTGGGCGGTTCGCTACTCATGGTCGAGCGCGACTTTAACTTTTCAGAAAGCGTCGTCTTTGGACTGGGCAGTGGCACGGGCTGGGCGCTCGCCATAGTCGGGCTGGCGGGCATACGCGAAAAAATGAAATACAGCAATGTCCCACCTGCATTGCGTGGGCTGGGCATTACATTTATGACCGTAGGATTGATGGCAATGGCATTTATGCTCTTTTCGGGGATTCAACTTTAGATCCAGGCAAGCGTGGAGATAATATGGAAGACGTAAGGCTAATTTTACTCAGTGTAGGAATGTTTACCACCATTGTACTGATGCTGGTAGCGGTTATACTCATTGCCAGATCGCGATTGGTTGCCTCGGGACAGGCTCACATCACCATCAACGACGATCCCGACCACAGCATTTCGGTTCCCATGGGCGGCAAATTGCTCAACACATTGGCCGACAATAAAATTTTTGTATCCTCCGCATGCGGCGGAGGCGGCACCTGTGGACAGTGCAAAGTGACGATCAGCGAAGGCGGCGGCGATATCTTAGCCACCGAGCGATCGCACATCAACCGCAAAGAAGCGCGGGAAGGGTGTCGGCTTTCGTGCCAGGTAACAGTGAAAGGCGATATGGATATCGAAGTACCCGCCGAAGTATTTAGCATCAAAAAGTGGGACTGCAAAGTGCTCTCAAATTACAATGTCGCCACATTCATCAAAGAACTCGTCCTCGAACTGCCGCCAGGGGAAGACGTCGGGTTCCGAGCCGGTGGTTTTATTCAAATCGAATGTCCACCCCACACCGTTGACTACCACGACTTCGATATCAAAGCCGCCGACGGGGAAGACCGCTTCAGAAGCACCTGGGATCATTTCAACGTATGGGACAATGTCTCGGTAGTAGATGAACCCGTCTTCCGCGCGTACTCGATGGCGAATTATCCCGAAGAAAAAGGGGTCATCATGCTCAACATCCGCGTGGCGTCTCCCCCTCCGGGCACAACGGGCATACCACCGGGCAAAATGTCGTCGTGGACTTTTGATCTAAAACCCGGCGATGACGTGACCATTTCGGGACCCTATGGAGAGTTCTTTGCCAAAGAAACCGATGCCGAAATGATCTTCATCGGTGGCGGCGCTGGCATGGCGCCCATGCGGTCGCACATCTTCGATCAATTCAAACGCATTGGGACAGACCGCAAAGTAACCTTCTGGTATGGCGCGCGCAGCCTGAATGAAATGTTCTATGTCGATGACTTCGACGGATTGCAGCGCGAACACGACAACTTTACATGGCATGTGGCACTATCCGACCCCATGCCAGAAGACAACTGGACGGGCCTGACCGGGTTTATTCACCAGGTCCTCTACGATGAATACTTAAAAGATCACCCGGCACCTGAAGATTGTGAATATTATATCTGCGGTCCCCCACTGATGTTAGTGGCCTGCATGGATATGCTGGACGATATGGGCGTGGAACCCGAGAATATCTTATTCGACGACTTTGGCGGATAATCCAGTTCAAAAAGTACATAAAAAAAGTCTTCGGTTCACCAGCAACCGAAGACTTTTTTTTCGGGTAGTTCTTCAGACACATCAACCTCCTGTGTTATGATGCCCGCCAATCCAGCGTGACAAAGTCCTTGTATATCATCACTTCTTCCTCAACATATTCCAACTTGGCCTTAACAATATCGCCAATCGACACAATGCCAGCGAGACGACCCGCCTCGTCAACAATCGGCATGTGCCGGAATCGTCCCTCTGTCATCGCTGCCATCACATATTCAATATCGGAATCCGGATTGCTTGTAACAAGATCGCGCGTCATCACATCTTCAACGCGCACAGCCTGCAAATCCGCGTCATTATACACCTCGCGCATCAGATCTCGCTCCGTGATAATACCGAGCAAATCTCCTATTCGATTCTGCACGACAAGCGCACCCACGCTATTTTGAATCAGCGTAGCCAGCACCACATCCAATGTGTGATAAGGGCCAATCGTAATCACGCGGCGACCTTTTTGGTCGAGAATATCTTGAATGGTCATGATCATACCTCCATGAGTTTGGGGAAAAGTTCCACGAGTTTGGGGAAAAAAAAGCGGCCTCGATCAAAAGTGATTCACAGTATGACTTCTCATCGGGGCCGCATAAATTCGTTGGTGGCATGACCCTCCTCCTTGTGTGCGTGTTAGTTGTCAAAACCCGCCTAAAAGCACAGGCTATATGCCGAAAATCTCCACCAAATATTTTATTGCACCCCAGCTACGAATCGGGTTTAGGCAACACAGTCAACCTCCTCATTGAATTGTAGGATTATTCGCTGTTTTGGAGAATATAAAGAGATTAAAACGCCGTGTCAAACAAGTTTAATAATACTTGTATAAACCATTGAAATTATTTATATTTACAGCGCGATTGAATTTTAAATTGTATTTTGGAGTAAAGCAATAGGTATAGGGTACTTACAGCGAGGATATAAGGTATCGCTATATAATCCCCAATTCCCATTCAGAACTGCTAATGCATGAGACAGAGAGACACAGCTTTCAACACGACATTTGGGATAACGAACGGAATTTGGCGATGGATATTTCCGATCCTGTTAATCGGATGCCAGGATCATCTGACAACGATCTCTGGTCCAACGATGGGAACGACGTTTCAGGTCAAGATCGTCCAAAGTGAAATAACTCTCGACATGGATGTATTGGAGCGAGAAATCAATGCACGCCTAAAAGAAGTCAATCGTCAGATGTCCACTTATCAGGACAACTCCGAAATCACCCAATTCAACCGCTCGCCTTCAACAGACTGGTTTGCAGTCTCATCGGACTTTGCTTATGTTTTACACATCGCGCGTGAAATCAGCACCTGGTCCGATGGCGCGTTTGACGTCACTATCGGCCCGCTGGTCAACCTGTGGGGGTTTGGACCCAACGCCATCCCCGAACGCGTACCTCCGCCCGACTCAATTGAAGCTCACAGAGCACTGGTCGGCTACGAAAAAATTCGCGTCGATCCATCTGCGCCCGCACTAAAAAAAGAAATCCCTGAAATCTATTGCGACTTATCCGCAATAGCCAAGGGATATGGCGTAGATCGCATAGCGAGTTATCTGGACAGCCTGGGCATCAATCGCTATTTTATCGAAATCGGC
This sequence is a window from Gemmatimonadota bacterium. Protein-coding genes within it:
- a CDS encoding NADH:ubiquinone reductase (Na(+)-transporting) subunit D: MTAKEAKSLLWTPVFDDNPIGRQVLGVCSALAVTTKLETSIVMSMAVIFVMALSNISVSLIRNHIPSSVRIIVQMTIIAALVIIADEAIQAFAYNISKQLSIFVGLIITNCIIMGRAEGFAMKNPPTHSLLDGLGNGFGYSTILIVVGFFRELLGSGKLLGVDVLPLVTEGGWYMPNGLMLLSPSAFFLIGFFIWVVRAWKPEQVEED
- the nqrE gene encoding NADH:ubiquinone reductase (Na(+)-transporting) subunit E, which encodes MAEHYISLFVKAVFVENMALAFFLGMCTYLAVSKQVTTAVGLGIAVIVVQTITVPINNLIFTHVLTEGALAWAGLPNVDLTFLGLVTYIGVIAAMIQILEMVLDKYVPTLYNALGIFLPLITVNCAILGGSLLMVERDFNFSESVVFGLGSGTGWALAIVGLAGIREKMKYSNVPPALRGLGITFMTVGLMAMAFMLFSGIQL
- a CDS encoding NADH:ubiquinone reductase (Na(+)-transporting) subunit F, translating into MEDVRLILLSVGMFTTIVLMLVAVILIARSRLVASGQAHITINDDPDHSISVPMGGKLLNTLADNKIFVSSACGGGGTCGQCKVTISEGGGDILATERSHINRKEAREGCRLSCQVTVKGDMDIEVPAEVFSIKKWDCKVLSNYNVATFIKELVLELPPGEDVGFRAGGFIQIECPPHTVDYHDFDIKAADGEDRFRSTWDHFNVWDNVSVVDEPVFRAYSMANYPEEKGVIMLNIRVASPPPGTTGIPPGKMSSWTFDLKPGDDVTISGPYGEFFAKETDAEMIFIGGGAGMAPMRSHIFDQFKRIGTDRKVTFWYGARSLNEMFYVDDFDGLQREHDNFTWHVALSDPMPEDNWTGLTGFIHQVLYDEYLKDHPAPEDCEYYICGPPLMLVACMDMLDDMGVEPENILFDDFGG
- a CDS encoding CBS domain-containing protein codes for the protein MIMTIQDILDQKGRRVITIGPYHTLDVVLATLIQNSVGALVVQNRIGDLLGIITERDLMREVYNDADLQAVRVEDVMTRDLVTSNPDSDIEYVMAAMTEGRFRHMPIVDEAGRLAGIVSIGDIVKAKLEYVEEEVMIYKDFVTLDWRAS
- a CDS encoding FAD:protein FMN transferase codes for the protein MRQRDTAFNTTFGITNGIWRWIFPILLIGCQDHLTTISGPTMGTTFQVKIVQSEITLDMDVLEREINARLKEVNRQMSTYQDNSEITQFNRSPSTDWFAVSSDFAYVLHIAREISTWSDGAFDVTIGPLVNLWGFGPNAIPERVPPPDSIEAHRALVGYEKIRVDPSAPALKKEIPEIYCDLSAIAKGYGVDRIASYLDSLGINRYFIEIGGELRTKGHNHLGQPWRIGIASPAGQGELQKALALHNMSMATSGDYHNYFERDGVRYSHTIDPRTGRPITHVLASVTVLHKSCAYADGLATAINVMGPEKGFAFAEKHNLAVFMIVRHGDGFVEKMTDSFEKMVRGEK